TACCATTAACAAGGGCTAAATTATTTATACTAAAATGCTTTTTAAATTCAGTATATTCATAAAGCAAATTCATAATAACATGAGGATCAAATCCTCTTTTAACTTCAAGAACTATCCTAATACCTTCTCGATCAGATTCATCTCTTATATCTAAAAGTCCTTCTAGCTTTTCTTCTTTTGCTAAAAGCGCAACTTTCATAAGAAGTGCAGATTTATTTACCGTATAAGGTATTTCTGTAACAATTATAGCATTTCTATCTTCTGCTCTTTCTTCAATATGATATCTTGCCCTAATAACAACACTTCCCTTGCCAGTTTTGTATGCTTTAATTAAATTATCATTATAAACAATCTCTCCAAAAGTTGGGAAATCAGGCCCTTTAACTATTTTAAGCAAATCAAATATAGAAGCATTCTCATTATCTAGCATGTAAACAATGGCATCACAAATTTCTCTTAAATTATGAGGTGCCATATTAGTAGCCATTCCAACAGCAATTCCACTAGAGCCATTTACCAAAAGAAATGGAAATGATGACGGCATAATCTCAGGCTCACTTAAAGAATCGTCATAATTAGACTTAAAATTAACAGTCTCTTTGTCTATATCCTTAACAATATATTCAGTTATTTTTTCCATTTTAGCTTCAGTATATCTCATAGCAGCGGGGGGATCTCCGTCAATAGATCCAAAATTTCCCTGTCCCCGTATTACGGGATATCTAAGCGAAAAATCCTGAGCAAGTCTTACAAGAGCATCATAAATTGATTGATCTCCATGAGGATGATATTTCCCAAGAACATCTCCCACTATTCTACCAGCTTTTTTAAAAGCCTTATCAGAACGAAGTCCCATCTCATACATAGAATAAAGTATTCTCCTGTGAACTGGTTTAAGACCATCTCTTACGTCTGGAAGAGCTCTAGAAACAATAACTGACATTGCATAATTTAAATAAGAAGTTTTTATTTCATCTTCTATCCTAACATTTAATATTTGTTCTTTATTTTCTCCAACTGCCATTAACGCTCCAATTACACATCAAGATTAATTACATTAAGTGCATTCTGTTCAATAAATTCTTTTCTGGGCTCAACTAAATCTCCCATAAGAGTAACAAAAATTTTTTCAGCTTCAATAGCATCATCTATATTCATCAATCTCATTTTTCTTCTAGCAGGATCCATAGTTGTTTCCCAAAGCTGCGTTGGATTCATCTCCCCAAGCCCTTTATATCTCTGAAGAGAAATACTATTGCGATTTTTAGTTTCAATAGAATCTAAAAATTTTTCTTTTTCTTTCTCTTCATAAAAATAATAAATACGATTGTCATACTTTATTTTATAAAGAGGAGGCATGGCTATATATATATATCCATTTTCAATTAAATCTCTCATATATCTAAAGAAAAAAGCTAAAAGCAAAGTTCTAATATGAGATCCATCAACATCGGCATCTGCCATAATAATGATCTTGTGATAACGAAGTTTTGTAATATCAAAAGTTTTACCAACTCCTGCACCAAGAGATGCAATTATGGGAATAAGCTTATCATTGGTGATAACCTTATCTTCTCTTGTTTTCTCAACATTAAGCATTTTCCCCCACAGTGGCAAAATGGCCTGAAAAAATCTATTTCTACCCATTTTAGCACTTCCTCCAGCAGAATCACCTTCTACAATATAGATTTCTCTTTCCAAAGGATTTTTAGAAGTACAATCAGCCAATTTTCCAGGCAATGCCAAGCTTTCAAATGCATTTTTTTTTCTTTCTGATTCTCTTGCTTTTCTTGCAGCTTCACGAGCACGAGCAGCTTTTATTGCTTTTCCAAGAATAGTGTCTATCTCTAAAGGATTTAAATTAATAATTTCCAATAAATGTTCATATACAACAACTTCAACTATTTTTCTTATCTCAGAATTACCAAGCTTACTTTTTGTTTGACCTTCAAATTGAGGTTCTGGTACTTTGACAGAAATAACAGCTGTAAGCCCCTCTTTAAAATCATCTCCTGTAAGATTTGGAATATCTTTTTTACTTATTTTTGAATTTTTAAAAGCTTCATTCATGGCCTTAGTAAGTCCACTTCTAAATCCCATAACATGAGTTCCCCCTTCTCTTGTATTAATGTTATTAACAAAAGAAAGAATGTTGTCAGAATAGCTTTCAGTCCATTTAAGCCCCACATTAACAATAACATCATTAATAAAACCATCAATATAATAAGGTTCTGATTGAAAAGCTTTGCTGTCATTAGTTAAATAATCTACAAAAGATTTTATCCCACCCTCAAAATAAAATTTTGAAGATTTTTCTTTACCAATTCTTTTATCTTCAATTGAAATGTATATTTTATCGTTTAAAAAAGCAAGCTCTTTAAGCCTTTTTTCAAGAACATCGAAATTATAATCTAAAGTTTCAAAAATTTCAGAATCCGCCAAAAAAGTAACCTTAGTCCCCGTAACAGAAGATTCCCCCACAACTTCTACTTTAGAAGTCGGAATACCTTTTGAAAAAGTTTGCCTAAAAATTTTTCCATCTCTATTAACATAAACCTCTAAAAACGAAGATAGAGCATTTACAACCGAAATTCCAACGCCATGAAGTCCCCCAGAAACTTTATACGTGCCTTTATTAAACTTACCACCAGAATGTAATTTTGTTAAAACAAGTTCAAGGGCACTAATACCCTCCTCTTCATGAATATCGGTAGGAATACCTCTCCCATTATCAATTACAGTTATAGTATTATCTAAATTGATAATAACATCTATTCTATCACAAAACCCAGCTAAAGCCTCATCAATGCTATTGTCAACCACCTCATAAACCAAATGGTGCAATCCATTAATAGAAACTGAGCCTATATACATGCCAGGCCTTTTCCTAACAGCCTCAAGTCCTTTTAAGACCTGAATGTTACTAGCAACATAATTCATAAACCTTCCATTCATTTAATTAAAATCTAGACACAGATAAATTCTACATTAAAAAAAAAATAATATCTATTACATAGGAAATACCAAAAACTTTTAAAAATTCACAAACAATTTAGATAGAATCCTAATTTAACATTATACTATATAATGTTAAAAGTATAGTGCTAAAACCAACAAGGACAAAAAAATGGAAAAATCAAAAAATATATGGAGCTTGATTTTAACAGAAATAAAAAAAGAACTATCAGAAGAAGAATTTTATGTTTGGTTTGAAAATTTGTGCTTTTTAGAATCAATAGGTGACAATATTAAAATATCTACTCCAAATTTATTTCATAAAAATCAAATAGAAAAAAGATTTACAAAAAAAATTAAAGAAATCCTTATAAAAAATGGCTACAATAACATAGTCATTGTATTTACAAATCAACCACCCAAAACTCATTCTAACAAACAAGAAACTAAAAACCCGGCTCTTAACGAAACTTTTTCAAAGTTCGACAAGCTCAAAGAAAAAACAACTTCCAAAGAAGCAATCCAAAATATTCAAGATCGTATAAAAATGTATATCAAAAAAGAAGAAGAAGAGCCCACAAATTTTAAAAACCCCTTTCTTAAAAAAAGATATACATTTGAAAATTTTATCATCGGGCCAAATAATAAACTTGCTTACAATGCCAGCTTGTCAATCTCAAAAAATCCTGGGAAAAAATATAATCCGTGTTTAATTTATGGTGGAGTTGGACTTGGAAAAACACATTTGCTTCAAAGCATAGGAAACAAAACAGAAGAATTACATCATAACCTTAAAATATTATATGTTACTGCTGAAAATTTTTTAAATGAATTTGTAGAAAGCATAAAGACACACGAAACAAAAAAATTTAAAAAAAAATACAGATACTTAGACATGCTACTTATAGACGATATCCACGACTTACAAAAAAAAGAAGGTATACAAGAAGAGCTTTTTCACACATTTAATGCCCTTTATGAAGACAATAAACAACTAGTATTCACATGTGACCGATCTCCTTCTGAACTTACAAATTTTACAGATCGATTAAAAAGCAGATTCACAAGGGGATTAAATGTTGATATATCAAAGCCCAATTTTGAACTCAGAGCAGCTATTGTCGAAAAAAAAGCAGAAGAAGATGGCATAAATGTCCCTAAAAATATACTAAATCTGGTTGCTCAAAAAGTTACAACCAACGTAAGAGACCTTGAAGCTGCTGTAACAAAACTAAAAGCATATATAGATTTAGACAATATAGAAATTGACATTGAAATTGTTGAAAAAATAATCAAAGAAATAATAATTTACGAAAAAGAAACAACCAATGAGCCAAACAATAAAATTAATATCGAAAATATAAAAAAAATACTCTTAAGAGAGCTAAAAATCACACACAAAGATATTGAGGGGCATAGTAAAAAACCAGAGATAACAAAAGCTAGACATATTTATGCGTACCTTTTGAGAAATTTTACAGAGCTATCAACAGTTGAAATTGGAAAAATTATTGGAGGGAAAACCCATTCAACAGTGCTTTATTCGATAAATAAAATAGATAGAGACAGAAATAATGACAAAGAAATTAACAATTTAATCACAGAACTTATGAACAAAATAAAAAAAAATTAAACTTAATTGAAGAATCAAAAATTATTTTAAACAATTGAACCAAATAATTTATCAAAAATACAACAAAAAAACAACCTACAATTTAACAAGATATTTACTTGCATCATATAGTATTAAATACAATTAAACAATCAAACAGTAGCTTACTACTATTACTACTATATATCTATAAAAAATAAAAATACAAAATCCACAAAATCTTATTAAGATAAAATGTAATAGAATATATAAGGAGGCATCATGCTACACAACACATTTTTTATTTGCGAAACAAATCAAATTATGAATGAGATAGAAAAAGCAAAGGGAATAATATTAAACAGAAATATGAATGATATTTGGAGTGCATTGTTAATAGAAGTAAAAAAATCTAATCTCATAATCAAATCAACAGACAGAAATATATTTTTTGAAAGCACAATTTCAATTGTTTCAGAAACAGATTTTAAGGTATTAATTAATGCTTCAAATTTTTATGATGCAGTAAAAGCATTCAGTTTTTATAAGAAAATCAAAATAGTTTTTAATGAAAATAATAGTAAATTAGAAATTATGGGAGAGTTAAATGATGAGAAAGAGGAATATGAAGATCATTTAAAAGAGCCCACTTTTTCATACGAAGAAATAGAAAATTACAATTATGATATGGTTAATGAAGATTATACTTTTGGAATTGAAATAAAACAAAAATCTTTTAAAAAAGTAATAAATAGAATAGCTTTTTCAGCACATCTTGATGAATCTAAGAATGTATTAAATGGTGTGTATTTTTCAAAAGATGAAGATTCTAAATTACTACTTGTTTCTACTAATGGTCACAGAATGTCTATTTGTAAAACAGAAGTCATAGTTGAAGAAGATGTGAATTTTATAGTTCCTGTAAAAATATTTAATTTCTTAAAACATCTTATGTCGGGAGAAGGTATGGTTAAAATAAAGTTTTCGGATAAAAAATTTTATGTTGAATTTGATAATTATAAAATAGCTTGTAGCTTAATTAATGGTAATTATCCGGATTATAAAAGCATTATACCTAAAGAACAGAAAAATAAATCTTTAGTTTCGCTAGGCATTTTAAAAGATAGACTTGCAAGAGTCAATTTATATGTTGATAAATCAAGAAAGTTGGTTTTAACTTTCTCTGAGTTACAATTAAAACTTCTTGGAGAAGATTTGATTACTGGAAGAAAAGGTGAATTTTTCATTAAAGATCCAAATTATCTGTATGACGGAGCAGATGAGGTTATGGCTATTAATATTTCATATTTTGTTGAAGCTATTAGTGTTTTTGAAACTTCAAAGATAGAAATACAATTTAATTCGGGCAATGTATTAAAATTGAGCGAACCTGAAAATTTTAATTTTACGCACTTGATAATGCCGATGTCTTTGGGTTAAAGTGAGTTATTAATGCTATTTTGAATATTAAAATAAGCTTTTCTAGGTTTATTCAATATTGTTTTTTGCATTGTGGTATAAAAAATTGATATGAATGATTCTGCTTTTAAAAAAATAGGCAATGTTCTTAAGGATTATTTAGAATCCAATTTGCTTGTTAATAAAAAAATAAGTTCGAAATTATTGATTGCCGATAAATGGAATCAGATATTTGAGGCTTTATC
The window above is part of the Borreliella burgdorferi B31 genome. Proteins encoded here:
- the gyrB gene encoding DNA topoisomerase (ATP-hydrolyzing) subunit B, with product MNYVASNIQVLKGLEAVRKRPGMYIGSVSINGLHHLVYEVVDNSIDEALAGFCDRIDVIINLDNTITVIDNGRGIPTDIHEEEGISALELVLTKLHSGGKFNKGTYKVSGGLHGVGISVVNALSSFLEVYVNRDGKIFRQTFSKGIPTSKVEVVGESSVTGTKVTFLADSEIFETLDYNFDVLEKRLKELAFLNDKIYISIEDKRIGKEKSSKFYFEGGIKSFVDYLTNDSKAFQSEPYYIDGFINDVIVNVGLKWTESYSDNILSFVNNINTREGGTHVMGFRSGLTKAMNEAFKNSKISKKDIPNLTGDDFKEGLTAVISVKVPEPQFEGQTKSKLGNSEIRKIVEVVVYEHLLEIINLNPLEIDTILGKAIKAARAREAARKARESERKKNAFESLALPGKLADCTSKNPLEREIYIVEGDSAGGSAKMGRNRFFQAILPLWGKMLNVEKTREDKVITNDKLIPIIASLGAGVGKTFDITKLRYHKIIIMADADVDGSHIRTLLLAFFFRYMRDLIENGYIYIAMPPLYKIKYDNRIYYFYEEKEKEKFLDSIETKNRNSISLQRYKGLGEMNPTQLWETTMDPARRKMRLMNIDDAIEAEKIFVTLMGDLVEPRKEFIEQNALNVINLDV
- the dnaA gene encoding chromosomal replication initiator protein DnaA; amino-acid sequence: MEKSKNIWSLILTEIKKELSEEEFYVWFENLCFLESIGDNIKISTPNLFHKNQIEKRFTKKIKEILIKNGYNNIVIVFTNQPPKTHSNKQETKNPALNETFSKFDKLKEKTTSKEAIQNIQDRIKMYIKKEEEEPTNFKNPFLKKRYTFENFIIGPNNKLAYNASLSISKNPGKKYNPCLIYGGVGLGKTHLLQSIGNKTEELHHNLKILYVTAENFLNEFVESIKTHETKKFKKKYRYLDMLLIDDIHDLQKKEGIQEELFHTFNALYEDNKQLVFTCDRSPSELTNFTDRLKSRFTRGLNVDISKPNFELRAAIVEKKAEEDGINVPKNILNLVAQKVTTNVRDLEAAVTKLKAYIDLDNIEIDIEIVEKIIKEIIIYEKETTNEPNNKINIENIKKILLRELKITHKDIEGHSKKPEITKARHIYAYLLRNFTELSTVEIGKIIGGKTHSTVLYSINKIDRDRNNDKEINNLITELMNKIKKN
- the dnaN gene encoding DNA polymerase III subunit beta; its protein translation is MLHNTFFICETNQIMNEIEKAKGIILNRNMNDIWSALLIEVKKSNLIIKSTDRNIFFESTISIVSETDFKVLINASNFYDAVKAFSFYKKIKIVFNENNSKLEIMGELNDEKEEYEDHLKEPTFSYEEIENYNYDMVNEDYTFGIEIKQKSFKKVINRIAFSAHLDESKNVLNGVYFSKDEDSKLLLVSTNGHRMSICKTEVIVEEDVNFIVPVKIFNFLKHLMSGEGMVKIKFSDKKFYVEFDNYKIACSLINGNYPDYKSIIPKEQKNKSLVSLGILKDRLARVNLYVDKSRKLVLTFSELQLKLLGEDLITGRKGEFFIKDPNYLYDGADEVMAINISYFVEAISVFETSKIEIQFNSGNVLKLSEPENFNFTHLIMPMSLG